A window from Amblyomma americanum isolate KBUSLIRL-KWMA chromosome 7, ASM5285725v1, whole genome shotgun sequence encodes these proteins:
- the LOC144097373 gene encoding uncharacterized protein LOC144097373 — translation MSTEVKVLSYADDIAIVCKDKESVKEALNDATAYCRCTGSVINWNKCLGFWQGEWEDSPSLFQNVQWSDVATKYQGVPIQHYKDTKQYWRDETEHMRSKTTKWGGRDFSILARAIVCNLFLVAKVWYVLQTMFMTRMCVQKLHRVLAVYVWGSTWERTSRTNLFRSAPNGGLGLVHLFLRQVVSRFIFLRDQKDPLWRTVMQVRLQTFLPEFLVCTQGFHRRGVQGYLREVVGAFQILKVQFSMQYLSGVKRRWFYTDLSDLMLPVPIYRILNGDGQGDDVLKRVKKMAVRPSVKTFFFHLHSGTLPVKPWLEEKEIYVPWGTNYLICRKPETVEHIFLDGWDAVFLWDILQRTLKKDLPITPYGIRFLPVDNEDGAPFDLFMLLVLHGVWKTRMGVHHADQNVGPAREYFVESIAYLKDVYKEKVGKQEWYTLLNDLVALKRF, via the coding sequence ATGTCAACAGAAGTGAAGGTGCTTTcgtatgctgatgatattgctaTTGTTTGCAAGGACAAAGAAAGTGTCAAGGAGGCCCTGAACGATGCCACAGCATACTGCAGATGTACCGGCAGTGTTATAAACTGGAACAAATGCCTCGGTTTCTGGCAGGGGGAGTGGGAAGACTCTCCTTCCTTATTTCAAAATGTTCAGTGGTCAGACGTGGCTACAAAGTATCAAGGCGTACCAATTCAGCACTACAAGGACACGAAACAGTATTGGCGAGATGAAACTGAGCATATGCGTTCAAAAACAACTAAATGGGGTGGCAGGGATTTTTCCATTCTTGCTCGCGCAATAGTGTGTAACCTTTTCCTTGTCGCGAAAGTATGGTACGTGCTGCAGACGATGTTCATGACAAGAATGTGTGTTCAGAAGCTGCACAGAGTGTTAGCTGTGTATGTGTGGGGATCAACATGGGAGCGCACGAGCCGGACAAACTTGTTTCGCTCAGCGCCGAATGGTGGTTTGGGTCTTGTACATTTGTTTTTAAGACAGGTTGTCTCGAGATTCATTTTCCTGCGAGACCAAAAGGATCCCTTATGGAGGACAGTGATGCAAGTGCGGCTGCAAACCTTTTTACCCGAATTTCTGGTTTGTACGCAAGGGTTTCATCGTCGAGGTGTGCAGGGGTATTTGCGTGAAGTGGTTGGAGCCTTTCAAATATTGAAAGTGCAATTCTCGATGCAGTACCTTAGTGGCGTAAAACGTAGGTGGTTCTATACGGACCTGTCAGATTTGATGTTACCAGTGCCAATTTATCGCATACTGAATGGTGATGGTCAGGGTGATGATGTTCTTAAAAGAGTGAAGAAGATGGCCGTGCGGCCATCGgtgaaaactttctttttccACTTACATAGTGGCACACTGCCCGTGAAGCCATGGTTGGAAGAGAAGGAGATATATGTCCCATGGGGCACAAACTATTTAATATGCCGCAAGCCAGAAACTGTAGAACATATATTCTTGGACGGTTGGGATGCAGTCTTTCTTTGGGACATCCTGCAAAGGACGCTAAAGAAAGACCTTCCAATAACACCGTATGGCATCCGTTTTTTGCCAGTTGATAACGAAGACGGTGCACCGTTTGATTTGTTCATGCTGTTGGTACTGCATGGTGTATGGAAGACACGAATGGGTGTCCATCATGCAGATCAAAATGTGGGACCCGCTAGAGAGTACTTTGTTGAGAGTATTGCTTACCTAAAAGATGTGTATAAGGAAAAAGTTGGTAAACAGGAATGGTACACTCTGTTGAATGACCTTGTTGCCCTGAAACGGTTTTAA